The following are encoded together in the Cherax quadricarinatus isolate ZL_2023a unplaced genomic scaffold, ASM3850222v1 Contig271, whole genome shotgun sequence genome:
- the RpS18 gene encoding small ribosomal subunit protein uS13 isoform X1 — protein sequence MSLVVPEKFQHILRLMNTNIDGRRKVMFAMTAIKGVGRRYSNIVLKKADIDQSKRAGEMTEEEVEKIVTIMSNPRQYKIPDWFLNRQKDIKDGKYSQVMSNNLETKLREDLERMKKIRAHRGLRHFWGLRVRGQHTKTTGRRGRTVGVSKKK from the exons ATG tcactgGTGGTTCCGGAAAAGTTTCAGCATATCCTGCGTTTGATGAACACGAACATCGATGGCAGACGAAAGGTCATGTTTGCCATGACAGCCATCAAGGGTGTTGGCAGACGTTATTCCAATATAGTCTTGAAGAAGGCAGACATTGATCAGTCAAAACGTGCTGGAGAGATGACAGAAGAAGAG GTCGAGAAGATCGTAACAATCATGAGCAACCCTCGTCAGTACAAGATTCCTGACTGGTTTCTTAACAGACAGAAGGATATCAAAGATGGCAAATACAGTCAA gtaATGTCCAATAACCTTGAGACCAAACTGCGTGAGGATCTTGAGCGCATGAAGAAAATCCGTGCTCATCGTGGTCTGCGTCATTTCTGGGGTCTTCGTGTGAGAGGTCAGCACACGAAGACCACTGGCCGTCGTGGTCGCACCGTTGGTGTATCAAAGAAGAAGTAA